Part of the Novipirellula caenicola genome is shown below.
CAATGGCCAGCGATTAGCAGTAGCCCCGGCGTCAGCGGATTACTTGGTCAGCCGACGAGCGGATGGCGAATTCGATTGGGATTATGACGACGAGGGGTACGACAATTTCTTTGAACTGAACGATAAAACGGGCACCGAGTCAATCGATGCATCACTGAGTATCCATCCGCCGACAATGAACAAAGACAAGGGCGGGTAACAATCGGATGCACGCCGAGTCGCCGAGTCGTGGTTTTTGAAGTGGAAGATCGCTCGCGGCGACCGCGTGATCCTTTCCGTTCTGCCATGAAATGATTGGGCGATGCTCGACAAGACCAACATTACGGAACTCGTTCGGTCGCAACTTCCGGATTCATACGACCCGTTGAATTTAACGTTTGGCTACGAACAAGCGTCCCCTGTAGATTCCGCTGTCGCAATCGGCAGCGACTACGGAACGACAATTTGTGTTGACCTGCAATCCGAGCATGTAATCGCAATTGATCGCGCCGGCGTGTATAGAACACGATTCATGAATTCGTCAATTCCACAGTTGGCACAGTGTATCGCGGCACATCGCGACTATTGCGATTGGATGATCCGTACTCGTGCCGAATCGGAGGAGTTATCTGTCGTTTCCGACTTTCGAGATCGATTACTCGACACGGACCGAGCGGCGCTCGACAATACCGAGAATTGGTGGTCAGTGATCGTGGAACAAGCTGAAACCGGCCAACTGTAGATCTGGCAGAACCATGGCATGAACCGAAGCGGCGGAGTCGTGTTTTTTGCCGTTGAGAATCGTTTGCCGCCGCTCGGTTATGCCCGCCGTTCCCCGACCGAATGGCAGTATTGAATACGCTTCATGCTTTGGCCCAT
Proteins encoded:
- a CDS encoding SUKH-4 family immunity protein, encoding MLDKTNITELVRSQLPDSYDPLNLTFGYEQASPVDSAVAIGSDYGTTICVDLQSEHVIAIDRAGVYRTRFMNSSIPQLAQCIAAHRDYCDWMIRTRAESEELSVVSDFRDRLLDTDRAALDNTENWWSVIVEQAETGQL